The following are encoded in a window of Staphylospora marina genomic DNA:
- a CDS encoding winged helix-turn-helix transcriptional regulator, which translates to MNEQAYYKNRFDNCPLTHALNLIGGKWRLPIIWALSQHGTMRYNELKRSIDGITHMMLSQSLKELEASGIVRRREYAEIPPRVEYSLTPEGQELIPALKALARWGKRMKHR; encoded by the coding sequence ATGAACGAACAGGCGTATTACAAAAACCGGTTTGACAACTGTCCGCTGACCCATGCGCTCAACCTGATCGGCGGGAAGTGGCGGTTGCCGATCATCTGGGCGCTCAGTCAACACGGAACCATGCGGTACAACGAACTGAAGCGAAGCATCGACGGCATCACCCACATGATGCTGTCCCAGTCTCTCAAGGAGTTGGAGGCGTCCGGGATCGTCCGCCGACGGGAATATGCCGAAATCCCGCCCCGCGTCGAATATTCGCTGACCCCGGAAGGTCAGGAACTGATCCCCGCGCTGAAGGCGCTGGCCCGCTGGGGCAAGCGGATGAAACACCGGTAG
- a CDS encoding GNAT family N-acetyltransferase, producing MDIQFEVIPQERIHVVKNLCNELMAYQQSKARIHPEWFDGMRFETRLVPSVENAKANHLVVAMDGGEAVGYAYSNISSKYVYSNSFATLDCDAFFDFDSVKGEDVGCLSQFFIKEAYRNRGIGSELFRRAVEWLRSFDSVEDVFIFVSNGNDDALRFYLRKGFRISHEILDGFITVLRNRAGDAAS from the coding sequence ATGGACATTCAATTCGAAGTGATTCCGCAAGAACGGATCCACGTCGTCAAGAACTTGTGCAATGAACTGATGGCGTACCAACAATCAAAAGCCCGCATCCATCCGGAGTGGTTTGACGGGATGCGGTTTGAAACGAGATTGGTCCCGTCCGTCGAGAATGCCAAAGCCAATCATCTGGTCGTGGCCATGGACGGGGGAGAAGCGGTAGGTTATGCGTACAGCAACATTTCCTCCAAGTACGTCTACAGCAACAGCTTCGCCACATTGGATTGCGACGCCTTTTTTGATTTCGATTCCGTGAAAGGCGAAGACGTGGGCTGTCTTTCCCAGTTTTTCATCAAGGAAGCGTATCGCAACCGGGGCATCGGCTCCGAGCTGTTTCGCCGGGCCGTGGAGTGGTTGCGTTCGTTTGATTCCGTCGAGGACGTGTTTATCTTTGTCTCCAACGGCAACGATGATGCATTGCGGTTCTACCTTCGGAAAGGATTCAGGATCAGCCATGAGATCCTCGACGGGTTCATCACGGTGCTCAGGAACCGTGCCGGCGACGCGGCGAGCTGA
- a CDS encoding DUF2269 family protein, whose protein sequence is MKTLGPNGLRWLKIVHVFLVVVFFGGILSSLAINLHVDFSRYDASYPAYKHIVLISDHVIRWGAAGTLLVGFIYGFFTKWGFFKHRWVGVKFVLYLVQTVVGIFIVDNLMMENMHLLETQQEMALHNPDFLRNHEIRQVAVFFQVAVTTFIFIISYLKPWKKKKRVTT, encoded by the coding sequence ATGAAAACATTGGGTCCGAATGGTTTGAGATGGTTGAAAATCGTGCACGTCTTCCTGGTCGTCGTCTTTTTCGGCGGAATCCTCAGCTCTTTGGCCATCAATCTGCACGTTGATTTCAGCCGGTATGATGCGTCCTATCCGGCGTACAAACACATTGTCTTGATCAGTGACCACGTGATCCGCTGGGGAGCGGCCGGCACACTCTTGGTGGGGTTCATCTACGGGTTTTTCACCAAGTGGGGATTTTTCAAGCACCGCTGGGTCGGGGTCAAATTTGTTCTCTATCTGGTTCAAACGGTGGTCGGCATTTTCATTGTCGACAACCTGATGATGGAGAACATGCACCTCTTGGAAACCCAACAAGAAATGGCTTTGCACAATCCCGACTTTCTGCGGAATCATGAGATCCGGCAGGTTGCCGTCTTCTTTCAGGTGGCGGTCACCACGTTCATCTTCATCATTTCCTACCTGAAACCGTGGAAAAAGAAAAAAAGAGTCACGACCTGA
- the asnB gene encoding asparagine synthase (glutamine-hydrolyzing), whose translation MCGIVGWVDFQRDLSNEAAVLAEMNALLAARGPDAEGTWVARNVALGHRRLAVIDPENGAQPMVKRAGEQTWVITYNGELYNMPELRLKLRSLGHEFDTRSDTELILGAYAEWGKACPEHLNGIFAFAVWDEGRQSLFLARDRIGVKPLFYAQVGSSFLFASEIKALLAHPLIQPEVDDEGIAELLAIGPARTPGQAVFKGIRELKPGHAMTVSRDGIRTWAYWELESRHHTDDFDTTVQRVRELLQDAVRRQLVSDVPIGTMLSGGLDSSAISAFAARVFREEERGPLRTFSVDYLDNDKYFTVNEFQPNPDSPWIEIMSRKIGSHHTTVVIDHRELIGHLGKAMEARDLPGMADIDASLLLFCREIKRDLTVVLSGECADELFGGYPWFHREELVNADTFPWARLVGERIPFISPDVARRIKPLEYVEARYQEALAEVPRLSEESAIDARMREMFWLNLTRWMPVLLDRKDRMSMAYGLEVRVPFCDHHLVEYVWNVPWSMKCAGQREKGLLREAMKGILPDEIVQRKKSPYPKTHHPEYLATMQKEVLRLTEDANAPVFQLLDRKAVRSFVEQDLSRKHFPWFGQLMNVPALLAYWLKLNDWLIRYRVSIR comes from the coding sequence ATGTGTGGAATCGTCGGGTGGGTGGATTTTCAGCGGGATTTGAGCAATGAAGCCGCGGTGCTCGCCGAAATGAACGCCCTTCTTGCCGCGAGGGGGCCGGACGCGGAAGGGACGTGGGTGGCCCGAAACGTGGCATTGGGGCATCGCAGACTGGCGGTGATCGATCCGGAGAACGGAGCTCAGCCGATGGTGAAGCGGGCGGGAGAGCAAACATGGGTGATCACCTACAACGGGGAACTGTACAACATGCCGGAACTCCGCCTGAAACTTCGCTCTCTCGGGCATGAATTCGACACCCGTTCCGACACCGAGCTCATTCTGGGAGCTTACGCGGAATGGGGAAAGGCTTGTCCGGAACACCTGAACGGCATTTTTGCGTTTGCGGTCTGGGATGAAGGAAGGCAATCCCTGTTTCTGGCCCGGGACCGGATCGGCGTGAAGCCGCTGTTTTATGCACAGGTCGGCAGCTCGTTCCTGTTTGCTTCGGAGATCAAGGCTCTTCTGGCTCATCCCTTGATTCAACCGGAGGTCGATGATGAAGGCATCGCCGAACTGCTGGCCATCGGACCCGCACGTACTCCCGGGCAAGCGGTTTTCAAGGGCATCCGGGAACTGAAACCCGGGCATGCCATGACGGTCAGCCGTGACGGAATCCGCACCTGGGCCTACTGGGAACTGGAAAGCCGTCATCATACGGACGATTTTGACACCACCGTACAGCGGGTGCGTGAGCTGTTGCAGGATGCGGTAAGGCGCCAGCTGGTGTCCGATGTGCCGATCGGTACCATGCTCTCCGGAGGCCTTGATTCCAGTGCGATTTCGGCGTTTGCCGCCCGGGTGTTTCGCGAAGAGGAACGGGGTCCGCTTCGGACGTTTTCGGTGGATTACCTGGATAATGACAAATATTTCACGGTCAACGAATTTCAGCCCAATCCCGACAGCCCCTGGATCGAGATCATGAGCCGGAAGATCGGTTCCCATCACACGACGGTGGTGATCGACCATCGCGAACTGATCGGCCATCTCGGCAAGGCCATGGAAGCGAGGGATTTGCCGGGAATGGCCGACATCGACGCTTCGCTCCTGCTGTTTTGCCGGGAAATCAAACGGGATCTGACCGTTGTGCTTTCCGGAGAGTGTGCCGATGAACTGTTCGGAGGATACCCCTGGTTTCATCGGGAGGAATTGGTGAACGCGGACACGTTTCCCTGGGCACGCTTGGTCGGGGAACGGATTCCGTTCATTTCCCCCGATGTCGCCCGCCGCATCAAACCGCTGGAATACGTGGAGGCACGCTATCAGGAAGCGCTGGCCGAGGTGCCGCGTCTGTCGGAAGAGAGTGCGATCGATGCCCGGATGCGCGAAATGTTCTGGCTCAACCTCACTCGCTGGATGCCGGTGCTGTTGGATCGCAAAGACCGGATGAGCATGGCCTACGGATTGGAAGTGCGCGTTCCTTTCTGTGATCATCACCTGGTGGAGTACGTGTGGAACGTGCCGTGGAGCATGAAGTGTGCGGGTCAGCGCGAAAAGGGGTTGCTCCGGGAAGCCATGAAGGGAATCCTGCCGGATGAAATCGTGCAACGCAAGAAAAGCCCGTACCCGAAGACGCATCATCCCGAGTACCTGGCCACCATGCAGAAAGAAGTGCTGCGCCTGACGGAAGATGCCAACGCTCCCGTCTTCCAATTGCTGGACCGGAAAGCCGTCCGCTCCTTCGTCGAACAGGATTTGTCGCGCAAGCATTTCCCCTGGTTCGGCCAGCTGATGAACGTTCCGGCACTGTTGGCTTACTGGCTGAAGCTCAATGATTGGTTGATCCGTTACCGGGTCAGCATTCGGTGA
- a CDS encoding TetR/AcrR family transcriptional regulator — protein MRHEKVERIYRAAVEVFAECGFEQARMDQIARLAGVAKGTIYYHFESKEELFAGLMNDGMNRLMEAVRQSVESRETAVEQMRGLMEAHLRFFIRNGKLAKLVLGEVFGGLERQRLFRAKIREYTELIEQVLRRGQRSGEFTVERPVETASGIFGALSVLALQKLFSLDDDPATGAEREIPVMVESMQAMILSGIRKTGN, from the coding sequence ATGAGGCATGAGAAAGTGGAGCGGATTTACCGGGCGGCGGTCGAGGTGTTTGCGGAATGCGGTTTTGAGCAAGCCCGGATGGATCAAATCGCCCGATTGGCGGGTGTGGCAAAGGGAACGATTTATTATCATTTTGAGAGCAAGGAAGAATTGTTCGCCGGGTTGATGAACGACGGCATGAACCGGTTGATGGAAGCCGTCCGGCAGAGCGTGGAAAGCCGGGAGACGGCGGTTGAACAGATGAGGGGACTGATGGAGGCTCATCTTCGATTCTTCATCAGGAACGGAAAACTGGCGAAACTGGTGCTCGGGGAAGTGTTCGGCGGATTGGAGCGGCAACGGCTGTTCCGCGCGAAAATCCGGGAGTACACGGAATTGATCGAACAGGTTCTGCGAAGGGGACAACGATCCGGGGAATTCACGGTGGAGCGCCCGGTCGAGACGGCAAGCGGGATTTTCGGCGCGCTCAGTGTTTTGGCGCTTCAAAAACTGTTCAGCCTGGACGATGATCCGGCCACCGGGGCGGAACGGGAAATTCCCGTCATGGTGGAATCGATGCAGGCCATGATCTTGAGCGGCATCCGCAAGACCGGGAATTGA
- a CDS encoding metal ABC transporter substrate-binding protein has product MIKWWKIGVVLNLMWALLMTGCQEPAHEKPSGKTRVVASIYPLEYFAKMIGGEHVEVTALVPPGVEPHDFELSPRDMMMLGDADVFVYNGAGMEAWAEKALSSAGDDTVVVEATKGIPLLHPKGSDDGHDHDGEAHDRESGADPHVWLDPVRAKEMAGRIRDGLIRADAPHRNDYEQNFAELARRLDELHARYLDMTKKAPRKEFLVSHAAFSYLADRYGLKQIAVSGVSPSDEPGPRELADIVETARRLGVKAVLFETLVSGKVAETVRRELGAEALVLNPLEGLTEEEKARGADYFTVMEQNLSHLAKALGVQP; this is encoded by the coding sequence ATGATCAAATGGTGGAAGATCGGGGTTGTTTTGAATTTGATGTGGGCCCTGCTCATGACCGGTTGTCAGGAACCGGCTCATGAGAAGCCGTCCGGAAAAACCCGGGTGGTGGCCAGCATCTACCCCTTGGAATACTTCGCGAAGATGATCGGCGGCGAACACGTCGAAGTGACCGCTTTGGTGCCGCCGGGCGTCGAACCGCACGATTTTGAGCTTTCTCCCCGCGACATGATGATGTTGGGCGATGCGGACGTGTTCGTGTACAACGGGGCGGGAATGGAGGCATGGGCCGAAAAGGCACTGTCATCCGCCGGCGACGACACGGTGGTGGTGGAGGCCACGAAAGGGATTCCGCTCCTTCATCCGAAAGGATCCGACGACGGTCACGATCATGACGGAGAGGCACATGATCGTGAAAGCGGTGCGGATCCGCATGTCTGGCTGGATCCCGTCCGCGCCAAGGAGATGGCGGGCCGGATCCGCGACGGCTTGATCCGTGCGGATGCCCCGCATCGGAATGACTACGAACAGAACTTCGCGGAACTGGCCCGGCGCCTCGATGAATTGCACGCGCGGTATCTGGACATGACAAAGAAAGCACCGCGCAAAGAGTTTTTGGTGTCCCATGCCGCTTTCTCCTATCTGGCGGACCGGTATGGCCTGAAGCAGATCGCCGTGTCGGGGGTTTCTCCGTCCGACGAACCGGGTCCGAGAGAGCTGGCCGACATCGTGGAGACGGCAAGGCGTCTCGGAGTCAAGGCGGTCCTGTTTGAAACGCTGGTCAGCGGAAAGGTGGCGGAGACCGTGCGCCGGGAGCTGGGAGCGGAAGCGCTGGTGCTCAATCCGCTTGAAGGGTTGACGGAGGAGGAAAAAGCCCGGGGAGCCGATTATTTCACCGTGATGGAACAAAATCTGTCCCATCTGGCCAAGGCTCTGGGGGTGCAACCATGA
- a CDS encoding metal ABC transporter ATP-binding protein translates to MKTDAVMIRNLHFSYGEHPVLDGIHLDVKAGEFLGVVGPNGSGKSTLVRCMLGLLKPDQGEVRLFGEPAHLLKDRGRVGYVSQKANSFNLHFPATVREVVLSGLSGKLGLFRRFKKEHHRRVERVLDQVGLADLADRNIGLLSGGQQQRVFIARALVQEPELLILDEPTVGVDARSTDRFYELLSGLHEQGLTLILITHDIGAVTSLVQRVACLNKKLFFHGDACEFARQAEEILSEAYRHEIRVMNHRH, encoded by the coding sequence ATGAAAACGGACGCGGTCATGATCAGGAATCTGCATTTTTCATACGGGGAACACCCCGTGCTGGATGGCATCCATCTGGATGTCAAAGCCGGTGAATTCCTCGGGGTGGTCGGCCCCAACGGTTCCGGAAAGTCCACGTTGGTCCGCTGCATGTTGGGACTGTTGAAACCGGATCAAGGGGAAGTCCGCCTGTTCGGGGAGCCCGCGCATCTTCTCAAGGATCGCGGCCGTGTGGGGTATGTGTCCCAAAAAGCCAACAGCTTCAATCTTCATTTTCCGGCGACGGTGCGGGAAGTGGTATTGTCGGGGCTCAGCGGAAAGCTCGGGCTGTTTCGCCGGTTCAAAAAGGAGCATCACCGGCGGGTGGAACGGGTCCTGGATCAGGTGGGGCTGGCGGATCTGGCGGACAGGAACATCGGTTTGTTGTCCGGAGGGCAGCAGCAGCGGGTGTTCATCGCCAGAGCCCTGGTCCAGGAGCCGGAGCTGCTGATTCTGGATGAACCCACCGTCGGGGTGGATGCCCGCAGCACCGACCGGTTTTATGAACTGCTTTCGGGACTGCACGAACAGGGACTCACCCTGATTTTGATCACCCACGACATCGGAGCGGTGACATCCTTGGTGCAACGGGTGGCCTGTTTGAACAAAAAGCTCTTTTTTCACGGGGATGCCTGTGAATTTGCCCGGCAGGCCGAGGAGATTCTTTCGGAGGCCTACCGGCATGAAATCCGCGTCATGAATCACCGGCATTGA
- a CDS encoding metal ABC transporter permease, with amino-acid sequence MLEAIFKYEWMQNALLAGVIIGLISPVSGIHLVVRRLAMIAEALSHVTLSGVAAGLLVSKEVKSLSGIPPIWYGMAFSVAGSLFVERIRKLYRTYQELAIPIMLSGGIGLGVVLISAADGFNVDIAGYLFGSILAVGRDDLLLILFAGVAVLLFFVLFHKEMFALSFDEEHAELSGVPKSLVNGLFTVTVSLVIAASVKVVGVLLVSALMTLPVAAALQLASGFKKTLLWSVVFSELAVFAGLTAAWYLDWASGGTIVLVSVTILGAVVGGKRLVNRLRSRSA; translated from the coding sequence ATGCTCGAAGCCATTTTCAAATATGAATGGATGCAAAACGCGCTTCTCGCGGGGGTGATCATCGGCCTCATTTCCCCCGTTTCCGGCATTCACCTGGTGGTGCGCCGCCTTGCCATGATCGCCGAAGCCCTCTCGCACGTCACGTTGTCCGGCGTGGCGGCGGGACTGTTGGTGAGCAAGGAAGTGAAGAGCCTGTCCGGGATTCCTCCCATTTGGTACGGCATGGCCTTTTCAGTGGCGGGTTCGCTGTTTGTCGAACGCATTCGCAAATTGTACCGGACTTATCAGGAACTGGCCATTCCCATCATGCTGTCCGGAGGAATCGGTCTCGGAGTGGTCCTGATCAGCGCGGCTGACGGTTTCAATGTGGACATCGCCGGGTATTTGTTCGGCAGCATTCTCGCCGTGGGCAGGGACGACCTGCTGCTGATTCTGTTTGCGGGAGTCGCCGTTCTCCTGTTTTTTGTCCTGTTTCACAAAGAGATGTTTGCGCTGTCCTTTGACGAGGAACACGCGGAACTCAGCGGAGTGCCGAAAAGCCTGGTCAACGGTTTGTTCACGGTCACCGTATCTCTGGTGATCGCCGCTTCCGTCAAAGTGGTCGGCGTCCTCCTGGTTTCCGCACTGATGACGTTGCCGGTGGCCGCCGCTCTCCAGTTGGCTTCCGGCTTCAAAAAGACCCTGCTTTGGTCTGTCGTTTTTTCCGAGTTGGCCGTGTTTGCCGGCTTGACTGCCGCGTGGTACCTGGACTGGGCATCCGGCGGAACCATTGTCCTGGTGTCGGTGACCATCCTGGGAGCCGTGGTGGGAGGCAAACGGCTGGTCAACCGCTTGAGAAGCCGGTCCGCATGA
- a CDS encoding Fur family transcriptional regulator: protein MDVKEALELLKRNGYKYTGKRERMVHVFAKEGRYLTAREVLDHMQKDYPGLSFDTVYRNLSLFEELGIVEGTEWSGERRYRFNCGGDRHHHHLICTECGRTRAINICPMNAILGKPDNFEITGHKFEIYGICSECSPSENRVQ, encoded by the coding sequence ATGGATGTCAAGGAAGCACTGGAACTGCTCAAGAGAAACGGGTACAAGTACACGGGAAAACGCGAGCGGATGGTGCATGTGTTCGCGAAGGAAGGGCGCTACCTGACGGCAAGGGAAGTTCTGGATCACATGCAGAAGGATTATCCGGGACTCAGCTTTGACACGGTGTACCGCAACCTGTCCCTGTTCGAGGAATTGGGCATCGTGGAAGGGACGGAGTGGAGCGGTGAGCGTCGGTACCGGTTCAACTGCGGCGGCGACCGGCATCATCATCATCTCATTTGCACGGAGTGCGGGCGTACCCGCGCCATCAACATCTGCCCGATGAACGCCATCCTCGGAAAACCGGACAATTTTGAAATCACCGGCCACAAGTTCGAGATTTACGGGATTTGCTCGGAATGCTCTCCGTCGGAAAACCGGGTTCAGTGA